CCCTGTACCTCAGACAGTATATATAGCAGTAGGCGTCTACTCTGCAAGACCCTGTACCTCAGTAGGAGTCTATTCTGTGAGACCCTTCATCTTCGCatcaataaacaaaatatagaCAATAGACTATAGGTCTATTGTAAACTATAATTCTACTGTAAACTATAAGTCTAATATAAACTATCAGTCTATTGTAAACTATAAGTCTATTGTAAACTACAAgtctattataaactataagtatattataaactataagtatattataaactataagtctattataaactataagtctaTTGTAAACTATAAGTCTAGTGTAAACTATAAGTCTAGTGTAAACTATAAgtctattataaactataagtctaTTGTAAACTATAAGTCTATTGCAAACTATAAGTCTATTATAAACTATCATTCTATTGTAAACTATAAGTCTATTGTAAACTTTAAGTCTATTGTAAACTATAAGTCTAGTGTAAACTATAAGTCTATTGTAAACTATAAgtctattataaactataagtctattgtaaactataagtctattgtaaactatgagtctataataaactataagtctattgtaaactatgagtctattgtaaactatgagtctattataaactataagtctattgtaaactataagtcaattataaactataagtatattgtaaactatgagtctattataaactataagtctattgtaaactataaatctattgtaaactatgagtctattataaactataagtctaTTGTAAACTATAAGTCAATTATAAACTATGAGTCTATTGTAAACTATAAGtcaattataaactataagtctattgtaaactatgagtctattataaactataagtctattgtaaactataagtcaattataaactataagtctattgtaaactatgagtctattataaactataagtctaTTGTGAATTATAGGTCACATGTTTGCCATTTACATGTTTCTACTCATCAATACTCCTTATAAACTGTCCTTTATAATAGCAAAATGTTTGCAGGACTAGCAACTGGGTCTTTGGACATATTATAGTCAGATCttcttatattttaataataattttgatatgcatgtatgtgtgcaGCGTCAGCAATATAAGTAAAACCTTTCAAGCCTTTTATGCTGTTATCACACATGAACGAACAGCTTTGCTCTGGTATTGTTGACTGActgtttaataaatatttttcagaGTGCTCCTCGTTAGCACCTCATTGGCGTCTTGTTTTTTATAACTTCAACAAATGCCCAGATACACAAATTGATTAGCTGTCACATAAACGGAAGAAGATAACTCATTACAATGCTTGGCAATGCTGCTTGAGGACACATATTCATGTGAAACAATGGGTAGGTTTTTTAATATTAGTTGCATATTAATTTCAGCACAATACAGCATCTTCTCACAAGACATGCCAAACCTGCcagttacatttaaaaaatagatTGCCTCAATCAAATATATAACAGAGATAAAAAATTGCAGAATATTATGCTGTTGAAAAGAAACGTAATGTTGTACCTTCTCCATGAgcattgttttaaatgtttataaatagtTTAGGCAGTGGTGTACTCTGTTACACACAATACCATAGGAGCGATAGAGACACGTTGGAAAGGCTGCCGAGTTTGACAAAGAGCTAGAAGTTTCTGGCGTACTTGTCCAGTAGTGAGAGCGAATAAAATAGGCTCTATGATGGTGTTAGCTAACAGCGAACAAAGTCCTCCAATAATAAACCTGGATGACAGGTAATAGGTTTCTAGCCTCTGATCTAATGAGAGCATGGCGAGAAGCCCGAACAGAGGGGTCCACATAAGCAGAAAGAGGAGCAGTATAATGATGAGTATTAGCGTAGCGCGTCGTTCTTTCGCGTTGTTCTTTACTGCCTCATCGGTTTTGCTGCTTTTGTTTGGTGCCTTGTTGTGTCTGAGCAGAGCTTGAGCGCTTAACTTGATCTTCTGCATAACTTTAGTGTAAAACATAATCATCAAAGATGCTGGAATAACGTATTCCAAAACAAAAACGCTCAAGAAGTATACTACGGCGTACGGAATCGTGTCATGGTATCGAAAAATGGCGGAGCATATAGTCACAGTGGTATTGTCAGGCATGGTGCTTTGCACAGACACAGTGTTTGGGTAGACCATACAGGCGAGTGTAATCATCGGAAGCGTCCAAGCGGCTATAGTCAGAGCGATGGACATCCTACGGCCCAAGTGTCGGTGCTGCAGGTGGACAACTTGAAGATACCTGTCCATGCTTATCACGCTCATTAACCATATCTTAATAAAAGCAGTTGTAAGAAAAGCGTACATAGTAGATTTACagaaaaaatttccaaacatccAGCCAAGAGGAG
The genomic region above belongs to Watersipora subatra chromosome 1, tzWatSuba1.1, whole genome shotgun sequence and contains:
- the LOC137391141 gene encoding substance-P receptor-like, with the protein product MNKSYLWAFDDKHGWNYTTYFSFFNDFYRDDEKMKYVEISFITILCVVSVILNSSLTGFILCSRELRTRQHMFIVSVLCSSMFLLPFAMAIGITRLSPLGWMFGNFFCKSTMYAFLTTAFIKIWLMSVISMDRYLQVVHLQHRHLGRRMSIALTIAAWTLPMITLACMVYPNTVSVQSTMPDNTTVTICSAIFRYHDTIPYAVVYFLSVFVLEYVIPASLMIMFYTKVMQKIKLSAQALLRHNKAPNKSSKTDEAVKNNAKERRATLILIIILLLFLLMWTPLFGLLAMLSLDQRLETYYLSSRFIIGGLCSLLANTIIEPILFALTTGQVRQKLLALCQTRQPFQRVSIAPMVLCVTEYTTA